Within the Pseudomonadota bacterium genome, the region TCGGCGCCGGACTTGGCGCGCGTCAGCGCATCGCGACGGTCCTCACTGCACCAGACCGAGACCGCCTTGTAGTACGACGGGGTGTTGGGCCCGGTGCGCGGGAACGGCAGGTAGCGCACGGTGATGCCTTCCGCGTTGTAGCTGGCGATGTCGTTATGCAGCTTGCGGCAGTAGCCGCAGTCGATATCGGTGAACACCGTCAGGGTGTGACGCGGTTTGTCGGCGGGAAAGATGATCATGTCCTTCTCGCTCACCTTCTTCATCAACTCGTGACGGACACTGCTCAGGCGCTGGGCGCTCAGGTCGGTGCGGGTCGCGAGCTCGATCAGCGTGCCGTCGATGATGTACTTGCCGTCGTTGCTGACGTAATACAGCTTGGTGCCGAGCAGGACTTCCGAGATGCCGGGTATCGGCGCCGGCGTGATCGCATCGATGGTCGCATCCGGCAGCACGTTGCTGACCGCCTTGCGGATGGTGTCGTCGAGTCCAGTGCCGGCATTGACGAAATGCATCGCCAGCGCCCCCAGCGCCAGCAAGCCGGCTGCAGTGATCTGTCTTGTTTTCATAAGGATGGTTACCAGGTTCGATTTCAGGACAAGCGCAGGATAAGACAGCAAACCGGCTGGCAGGTTTCATACCGGTGCCGGATCCGGCAGCTGCTCCGCGGGCCGGTCAGCCCCGCGGGTGGTGTTGCGCATGCAGATCCTTGAGACGCTCGCGTGCCACATGAGTATAAATCTGCGTCGTCGACAGGTCACTATGGCCCAGCAGCATCTGCACCACGCGCAGGTCGGCGCCGTGGTTGAGGAGGTGCGTGGCGAAGGCATGCCGCAGGGTGTGTGGCGACAAGTGCTTGTTTATACTTGCTTTAATGGCATGCTGGCGGATGCGGTGCCAGAACGTCTGGCGCGTCATGCCCTGGCCGCGGCGGGACACGAACAGGTGCCGCGAGCCGCCCGCGGCCAGTTGCGCCCGCCCGTCCTCGAGGTAGCGCTGCAGCCAGTCCACGGCCTCCTCGCCCAGCGGCACCAGACGCTCCTTGCCCCCCTTGCCCCGCAGCCGCACGACACCCTGCACCAGGTTGACCTGGTCGAGGGCCAGGCCGACCAGTTCCGAGACGCGCAGCCCGCAGGCATAGAGCAGTTCCAGCATGGCGCGGTCACGCAGACCCAGCGCATCGCCCGTATCCGGGGCCTGCAGCAATGCCTCCACCTCCTGCTCGCTCAGGCTGTCCGGCAGCGGCCGGCCGATGCGCGGGGCGTCGATACGCACGCTGGGGTCTTCCTGCAGCCGGCCCTCGCGCACCTGGTGACGATAGAAGCGGCGCAGCGCGGACAGCAGCCGCGCCGTGGTGCGTGGCCTGGCGCCCTCCGTCACCCGTGCCGCCAGATAGTCGAGCAGATCCTGGCGCCGTGCCGTCAGCAGGGTACGCCCCTGCGCCAGCAGCCACCCAGCCAGACCGGCCAGATCGTTGCGGTAGGCCGCCAGGGTGTGTTCACTCAGGCCGCGCTCCAGCCACAGCGTGTCGGTGAAGCGCGCGATCTCGCGCAGTTCCGCCTGCAGCGCCGCAGCGGCGCTGTCAGACGCGTCCTCAACGGTGCGGGTTCGCTTCACGGCGGGGCGGGATCAGGATATTCTGCACCCGTGAACAATACGATCAGCGCTACCTGACCGCAACCATGACCGACCGACCCCTGCCAAGCGCAACCGGGCGCACGCCGCCGGAGATGAGTGCCCTGCTCGCGATCGTCCGTGACATGGTGGGCCAGGTGCATCCGAAGTGGCGGAACCTGCACTTCACGCCGGACACCCACCTGGAACGTGAGCTCGGTCTCGACAGTATCGCGCGCTCCGAATTGCACGTGCGGATCGAGCAGGCGCTCGACATCGCGCTGGCCGATGGCGCCGGCGTCTGCGCCGCCACGCCCGGCGACCTCATGCGGGCCGTGCGCGCCGCGTTTGCCGACGATGGCGGCTATCGGCCCTGTCCGCAACCGAACGGCAGCAATGCGGCCGCCGACCTGCTGATGGGGGATTTCGGCAACCCGGCAGCCGCCGCGACGAGCGGGACGGGCCACAGCCTCGGCGAGTGGCTGTATGCGATCTATACCTGGCCCGTGTTCACGGTCCTGGCGCTGCTGGCCTGGGTGCTCGTGGTCTGCACACCGTTCGAGCACGGCCGGCGCAAGCTGGCGCACTGGTGCGCCCGGATGCTGATGTACTGCACCTTCACGCCGCTGGAAGTCAGCGGCCACGAACACCTCGATCCCGACCGGGCGCAGATCATCGTCGCCAACCACGCCAGCTACCTGGACGGGTTCATCGTCACCGCGGCGCTGGACGTGCCCATCCACTTCATCGTCAAGGGCGAGCTGGCGCGCAACCTGCCGGTACGGCTGATCCTGCAGCGTTTCGGCGTGGAGTTCGTCGACCGCTTCAACGCCAACAAGGGCAGCAGCGACGTCGCGCGCATCGCCAACAAGTCGCGTAACGGCCAGTCCATCGTATTCTTCCCCGAAGGCACCTTCACGACCTTCGCGGGCCTGCAGCCGTTCCGCATGGGCGCCTTCGTCACCGCCGCGCGCGCGCGCGTACCGGTGGTGCCCGTGGCCATCAGCGGGGCCCGGGACATGGTGCGCGGCGATGACTGGTTCCCGCGCCGTGGTCGTCTCAAGGTCACGATCTGCCCGCCGATCGAGCCCCAGGGCGAAGGCTGGCAGGTCGCTCTGGACCTGCGCGACGCGGCCCGCCACGAGATCGCGAAATACTGCGGTGAGCCGGACCTGGTCGGGGAATAGCACCGCGCCAGCCAACCTGGTCACGCCGCGCGCACCCCGCTGCCGGGATCGACATTGCCTGCTACGGCTTGGCGTGGCCGCTGCCCCGCCCCAGCAACTCCATTGCCATGCCCGCCGCCTCGCGCATGTCGCGCGCATACTGCAGCACCCCGGGTGCGGGGCGCATGCCGGCCCGCCCCAGTTTCAGGATGATGCGCGGGAGCAGGTTGCTGATCACCAGCCCGATGCCCTTCTTCCTCAAGTACTCGGTAATGCTTTCCAGGGCGACGATCGCGCTCATGTCGAGCATGGTGACCTCGGTCATGTCGAGGATCACGACCCTGATATCGGGTGAAGCCGCCGCGACGATCCGGATCGCCTTCTGGGCGGAGCCGAAAAACAGCGGCCCGTTGATGTCATACACCGCGATCTGCGCGGGCAGATCGATGTCGTGACCGTAGCCCGAGGTGACCAGCCGGCTTTCGGTCAGGCTGATGCTGCGGCGAATGAACAGCACCGCGGCCAACCCCATACCGACTGCCACCGCGATGGTCATGTCGAACACGATGGTGAGCGTGAAACAGGTCAGCAGCGCGATGGTATCGTCCCGCGGCGCGATACGGATGATGCGCAGGAAGTGTTTGGCCTCGCTCATGTTCCAGGCCACCATCAGCAGCAGGGCCGCCAGCGATGCCATCGGGATGTACGCCAGCAGCGGCGCCAGGGCGATGATGGCGGTGAAGATGAACAGGCCATGCACGATGGCAGCCAGCGGCGAGGAGCCGCCGGCGCGCACATTGGCCGCCGTGCGCGCGATCGCCGCCGTTGCCGGGATTCCGCCGAACAGCGCCGCGACCATGTTGCCCAGACCCTGACCGATGAGTTCGTCATTCGGGCGGTGGTGCTTGCCCGACAGGCCGTCGGCGACCACCGCGCACAGCAGCGATTCGAGCGCGCCCAGCATCGCGATGGTGATGGCGGAGCCCAGCAGGGTATTGAGCAGCGCGAAGCTGAATCCGACCGGCTGGCCGTCTGCACCCGGCAGATTCCAGGGCCAGGCGAAGGCCGGCAGCAGCGGCGGGATCCCGTTGCCCGCGATGCCAGCGATATCATAGTGGAACCGGCTACCGATGGTCGCGATGCTGTAATCGCCGCCGAGCCGGCCCAGCAGCCAGGCGACCAGGCTGCCGGCCAGCAGCGCGACCAGGTGACCCGGGAAGCGCGTGCGCAACCGCGGCCACAGCAGCAGGATGGTCAGTGTCACCATGCTGACCAGCAGCTCGCGCCACGCGAGCGTCGGCAGGGAGCGGACGATCAGCGCCAGCTTGTCCAGGAAATGCCCGTCCAGCGACGGGATGTCCAGGCCCAGGAAGTCCTTGACCTGCAGCGTCGCGATCACCACCCCGATGCCGGCCGTGAAGCCGATAATGACGGGATACGGCACGACCTCGATCAGGCGCCCGAAGCGCGCCAGGCCCATCAGCACGAGGATGATCCCGGCAAGAAAGCCGCTCACCAGCAGGCCGCCAAGCCCGTACTGGTGCACGATGGGTAGCAGCACCACGACGAAAGCCGCCGTGGGCCCGGAGATATTGACCTGGGAGCCGCCGGTCAGGGCGATGACGCTGCCCGCGATCATGGCGGTGTAGAGGCCGTGCTGCGGCGGCACCCCGACCGCGATGGCCAGCGCCATCGACAGCGGCAGCGCGATCACGCCCACGGTCAGACCGGCCAGGATGTTCGAACGGATGCTCGCGAGCGAACGCTCGGTCTTCAGGGATTCGCTCAGCGCGGAGAACATGGGCAGCGGAACCGACAGGCAACCAGAACGCGACGTTTATAGCAGGAAACGGCGGCAACAGATACCGGTACTGCGGCTATCCGTACGGCCGGGCGCGCCGCCCTGGCCGGGAAGGATACGCTGCACGGCGGCACCGGCGCCTGTGAGGCTGCTGAATCAGCGGGCAATTCCCGTCATAGCGCACGGCGCGATGCAATCTCTGCATGGTATCGACCGCTAGGAGATCGCTGCGTCACCGCGCTTCCCGCAACGACAAGTTGAGCAGTGGTTCCCCGTCTCACGCTCCCGCGCGCGCCGCGCTGCAGCCGCACAGGCGCGTCCGCATACGGCAGCATGCCAGGGACAGCACCGCGCCGGTGGGCGGCCGTTACGGCAGCTCCAGTTCCACCGTACCGCTCACCGTCACCCTCACCTCGCTCTCCCCGCCTTCCACCGCAACCGGCGCGTCCGCGGCCTCCGTGGCCATGGCGGCGACACGTGCGCGGTACATGATCGGCGGCTGTTGCCCCGCGGTGCCGATCGTGATGGTGACGATCTTGTAACCGCCGGCCTTGAGGTTCGCGCTGACGATGCCCGCGCGGGTCTTGAATGCTTCCAGTGCCGTGTCGATGAGTCGGTTCTCGACCGCTGCGCGCTGCTCGTCGGACACGGTGAAGTTCATGGCATCGAGCTTCAGGCGTTGCTGCAGCTGCCCGACCAGCTGGCTGAGGACATCGCTGTCGCGGCTCTCCAGCGTCAGCG harbors:
- a CDS encoding thioredoxin fold domain-containing protein, which produces MKTRQITAAGLLALGALAMHFVNAGTGLDDTIRKAVSNVLPDATIDAITPAPIPGISEVLLGTKLYYVSNDGKYIIDGTLIELATRTDLSAQRLSSVRHELMKKVSEKDMIIFPADKPRHTLTVFTDIDCGYCRKLHNDIASYNAEGITVRYLPFPRTGPNTPSYYKAVSVWCSEDRRDALTRAKSGADIPRTTCDNPVLTSLELGHELGVSGTPALVLEDGQLLPGYVPPKKLAQVLEKYGL
- the xerD gene encoding site-specific tyrosine recombinase XerD → MQAELREIARFTDTLWLERGLSEHTLAAYRNDLAGLAGWLLAQGRTLLTARRQDLLDYLAARVTEGARPRTTARLLSALRRFYRHQVREGRLQEDPSVRIDAPRIGRPLPDSLSEQEVEALLQAPDTGDALGLRDRAMLELLYACGLRVSELVGLALDQVNLVQGVVRLRGKGGKERLVPLGEEAVDWLQRYLEDGRAQLAAGGSRHLFVSRRGQGMTRQTFWHRIRQHAIKASINKHLSPHTLRHAFATHLLNHGADLRVVQMLLGHSDLSTTQIYTHVARERLKDLHAQHHPRG
- a CDS encoding 1-acyl-sn-glycerol-3-phosphate acyltransferase, coding for MTDRPLPSATGRTPPEMSALLAIVRDMVGQVHPKWRNLHFTPDTHLERELGLDSIARSELHVRIEQALDIALADGAGVCAATPGDLMRAVRAAFADDGGYRPCPQPNGSNAAADLLMGDFGNPAAAATSGTGHSLGEWLYAIYTWPVFTVLALLAWVLVVCTPFEHGRRKLAHWCARMLMYCTFTPLEVSGHEHLDPDRAQIIVANHASYLDGFIVTAALDVPIHFIVKGELARNLPVRLILQRFGVEFVDRFNANKGSSDVARIANKSRNGQSIVFFPEGTFTTFAGLQPFRMGAFVTAARARVPVVPVAISGARDMVRGDDWFPRRGRLKVTICPPIEPQGEGWQVALDLRDAARHEIAKYCGEPDLVGE
- the dauA gene encoding C4-dicarboxylic acid transporter DauA, producing the protein MFSALSESLKTERSLASIRSNILAGLTVGVIALPLSMALAIAVGVPPQHGLYTAMIAGSVIALTGGSQVNISGPTAAFVVVLLPIVHQYGLGGLLVSGFLAGIILVLMGLARFGRLIEVVPYPVIIGFTAGIGVVIATLQVKDFLGLDIPSLDGHFLDKLALIVRSLPTLAWRELLVSMVTLTILLLWPRLRTRFPGHLVALLAGSLVAWLLGRLGGDYSIATIGSRFHYDIAGIAGNGIPPLLPAFAWPWNLPGADGQPVGFSFALLNTLLGSAITIAMLGALESLLCAVVADGLSGKHHRPNDELIGQGLGNMVAALFGGIPATAAIARTAANVRAGGSSPLAAIVHGLFIFTAIIALAPLLAYIPMASLAALLLMVAWNMSEAKHFLRIIRIAPRDDTIALLTCFTLTIVFDMTIAVAVGMGLAAVLFIRRSISLTESRLVTSGYGHDIDLPAQIAVYDINGPLFFGSAQKAIRIVAAASPDIRVVILDMTEVTMLDMSAIVALESITEYLRKKGIGLVISNLLPRIILKLGRAGMRPAPGVLQYARDMREAAGMAMELLGRGSGHAKP
- a CDS encoding SIMPL domain-containing protein (The SIMPL domain is named for its presence in mouse protein SIMPL (signalling molecule that associates with mouse pelle-like kinase). Bacterial member BP26, from Brucella, was shown to assemble into a channel-like structure, while YggE from E. coli has been associated with resistance to oxidative stress.), with amino-acid sequence MKRMPVILLLLFGLGGAAAVLGAEEPRYHQVNLDAQAVAQVSNDTMNVSMHTWGEHREAAQLAAQINGDMEWALALARQYQAVKVSTGGYQTWPLSSKDGLSTRGWRGQQTLTLESRDSDVLSQLVGQLQQRLKLDAMNFTVSDEQRAAVENRLIDTALEAFKTRAGIVSANLKAGGYKIVTITIGTAGQQPPIMYRARVAAMATEAADAPVAVEGGESEVRVTVSGTVELELP